The sequence aacttgtgtatttttggtcGAAATGCTCTAAATGGTTCAAAATGGGATACAGGGACCAGAATGGAAGTGGTTCCATGCTGGTGGAGAAGAGGTATGCCAAAACAGCTAAGGTTCTCTGACCATCAGCGCTGACTTTATATAACAGCTGTGAGCAACAATATTATATGCGCTAATATTACTAAAtgtgtctgttgtgtgttttctgaacTACTTAATTACAATGACTTGATGAAAAAATGTTGGTCAGTACATGAGTGCGTTATGTGTAGGGTTGAGCTGAGCGCTCAGATGAAACAAGTGTCTGGTACAGATAATGTATTTTACCAGTATAATTCAGGTGAGTAGTTTtctaagaaataataaatatggcAACTTTTGATCAAACTATATCAAtctgagtttttagtttttgggttAGCCCCCACCTGTTTCCCATTTAGGCCACACTCACATCCAGTTCAGACTCAGCCCATTCCCACTACAGATAAAGATACAGATAATGGTGTGCTCACTCATCCCTAGTTATGCAGTTCATTTGTATTTCAAGgcctttttaagcactttttaaattttcatggTATTCcagtatgtcattttttaaccccACTTCATGCACTTTGTGCAAATTGTTTCATCTTGTTAAGTCTAATTAAAAATGTGGTGTTATTCAAGATAACTTCATCCGggatcaataaatcaattctcAAACTTCTTTGAAAGAACCAAATAAATTGGGTGAGAATAAACAGGATTGTTGTTGCCTGATAACAGCTTATTAGCCTGAATTAGTTGAGCCACATTTGACGAAGAGGGCCCAGCTGCTCGTGTTAACAACCACAGGGCAAACCGAGCCGGGCTGAGTTAGATAGCTATGGCACATCTGGCCTCTAATGCTGATAAAGTTactaaaattgatatttttttatgtcaatatCAAGTACAAGTTAATAACTCAGAGAAGTTACATTCTGAGACAGTAAATCCCTTTTTGTGGTTGAGATTAATAGCTGCACCTTCTCTTCTAAAACTCCCCTGACTTTGGGTCGTGACCTCAACTCTTACTACTTGAATTACAGAACATCCTTTACAGTACAAATATATGGCTAACATACCCTCCAGAGGCCAAGCCATTAAAACAGGAGGGCATATTTCTGTCAGTTGGTCCCCGACTCCAACAGTTTTAAATGacactctcctcctctgcacccTCCTTCAGGTTCACAGATACAAGTCACACATACAATTCAGATTTCTGCTTTCatacaaatgtaaacacacacacacacacacgtaccgTCACTCTGTGCACTCAGCTATCTCTGTGCCGTCCACGAGCAGCGTGTGAATGATCCCGTCTCGTCTCTTCCCGCTGCTCACAGCCTTAACGCAGCAGTTGTGGTCTCCGAGagtgaaatgtgtttctgtgccATCGTCCACAAATTCCCCCTGCAGGTGCAAATCAGACAAGAGAGAGGACAAGCAAAGCAATCAATCTGTAGAGCCACAGAGAATTTGAGGTTTTCTACCCACACAAGCTGATAGCGCTGTGGTTTGTCTTATTTTAGGTTTAGATTTTGATTTCCCTGTGATTTTCCCTGACATAAAATTTCAGTGGTGTGTCCTGTATTCAGTATCAGCTACTGTTTATATACTTACTGCAGTCTCAATGTTTTGTCCATTACACCAAACATCCATGGTGTctttctctggaaaaaaaacaaacaaaacagacactGAATCAATGAAACATGCAACTGCAGGGCAGTTAAAGTATGTAATGTGACTTCCAATTAAGAGTTGCTGTTTGTGTACAGCCATGTTTGAGTTATTTGTTTCTAATGCTGTTAGGCAATGCTGTGAGAATGACTTTATCAGATCGTGTGGTGTCCAGAACAACACGCAAGAGAGCAATACCATGGTCTGAATCTGTTCCTTGTCTTGCAGGCTGTCCCTGATATATAGATCACCTATAGAAAATCTATATAATACAGCCACCCtcatttgaaatgcaaaaatgtagtAGATAATGCATACATGTACTTAAAGTTGgaacaacaaaataaagtggAGGTAATGgaaacaacaatgacaacaaataaGTCTTTACTTTGAAGAGAATTTGTTGGTGGTTCTTcattgtaataaaaacacaaattcctGGTGCTGGCGACAATGTAGTCACAGTAAATTacacttttcacaaatttcaaatTAACTTAAATTTGTAAATACAATTTAGTTTCCTGTATCTAACTGATAGAAGATGTTGCCATTGCCTATGTACCAATGTATTTGAAAGCAAAACACGTATTGACAGGGAACTTTCttcaaacatacatttttctgaGTGCTGTGAATCACCATTTTTACTAAAATGACAACTCATATCGTAAGATCTGTAAAAATAACCCCATTATGATTCTTTCTGCATGTCATCCAGCTCTACTGCAAGCTGTATTtgaatgtttgttattttgactGGTTACCACTACCTCTTGAGGACATTTGATCCTTCTGATCGTGAAAACGTAAACCCTTTTGAAAGACATGGCTTGATCTATGTAACATATTCAATCTTACCttttctacagaaaaaaaacaacattgatgGCCTCCCATAAAACCACGAAAGGGGAACAAGTGGTTTGACAGTTCTATCAATGTTATTATCAACATCTGAGCTAGTTAACCACACCAGAAAGATTTATCTGTGATATTGCTACTGTAGATCACTCTCACATAGACCTACCCGTCCTGTGAAGAAGTATTTACATTATTCAACtaacaagatttatttttatttattgcccTCTAATGTACAGTAGTTGTTATGTGTTATGCATGCTTCAGGTAGCATGTCGCCTGATCAACTTTAAGGGGTATAATTATAAGGCGGATTAACTTGCCCAGATGACAGAGGTGGCTGAAGATGGCGTGGGGCTTAGCGCTGGTAAACAGCTTAACCTCAGCTCTAGAATAATATTAGTGGGTTGTTTTGAAGGGGCAGGAATCACACTATGTTAAATATCAATACAATATCTATCTTGATTGATTGTGTGAACACAGACACTAATGACATGAGGTAGTGGATTCACACATCATCACATTAACCCATGATATAATAACTACATGATCAGATGCAGTGAATGTAAACATGGAGAGGCTCACCCAGAACCACCCTGCAGTCAGTGCCATCCAGGTTGAGAACCCAGGTGctggtgacctttgacctgttcTCCATGTACTTCTTCAAGCTCTTCCCATTGATCTCCAGTGTGTACTCATATGCAAACCCACTGACTGCATCGATGTTGATGGTTGCTTTAGTGTCTGATTTGCCCACATTGAATGTCTCCTTCCCCACGAGTTTAAACATCCAGTCCCGTCTCAGGATCTCCTGGAGTGTGATGTAGAAACAGAGAGTAAACAGCTTGCATTGTAAAAGAGAAGCTGTGAGTCATAAAAGCAGTcagtttttgtcataaaaacatgtttcgtCTTGTCTCTCGATCGTGATTCACACCTTTCCGTCAACGTAGATGACCCTCTTTCCGGTGGTCGTGCCGTGTTCAAACTCTATCCTGTGGACTCCATCGCTCAGCGCCACCTCCCACACTCCCGCGAGATCATTAGacatcctctcctccttcacACACTGCTGGAGAGCAACAAGACAACAACGACACCGACTGTCGACGTTAAATGTCGAGGCAAATGCAAGACTAAAACACTGTTTACCGAACTACCGTTAGCTGAACAAACTGAGCTGACGGCACTCGGCTAACAACAAAGACGTGAAAGACGTGAAACATAAtggtatttttcattttcataatggTAACTTTAAGTGTATCCCCACCTTTAATCTCCACAACCTAAGTACGGTAATTAAAGCTCATTCTGTagaaacattaacattagttCACTCGTCAaagaaacatggctgaaaataaaGGGAAGCTACTGTTGTTTGTTGCGTTGCGACTTCCGGTGTAAGTGTGTACCtttcaaaatgaaagcagaCAATAAATAACTTTTGGGGCTGTACTCTTTTTATCAGAGGAGTAGCTTGCGTTTTATTTCTacttctttttgtctgtgtgtgtgctctagTGTGCTaccatgtcaacaaaagcacatggtgggatgatgtggTGTATATAAATAGCAAACAGTCCCTTAACAAAccattaatgacacattttcaacaggccatgtaatatatatatatatatttcaatgtgGAAATGGGTGTGTAATTTTCTCATCTCTTTTCATAGTCCAAGTATGACTTACAAACTACACAGGCTCCACAGAAATATTTTCCTACAAATCAATTTTTAGGTGTTTTAGGTATAAAAGCAAACTGGCTCCACAAGAACATGGGTGTGACTGTTTCATATTGATCTTTACAAACACTCTAAGACATTACTTTCATAAAAAAGGTTAACAAGACAGGcactgatatgtttttttgcttctataggtagttgtattttatttcgAAAAAAAAACGGAAACAGTGCTGCGTAATTAAAGCACCATGTCTAGCTTCTCAGTAGCTCTGACCGCTAACGTTATCCGTTTTGCTCTGAGAAGATAACCTTATAAATTAGCGCAGTAATATCATCCTACGTTACATATCGGGATTACCTTAATGATCCTGGAGTGAGCGCTCAAACCcagtggtttaaaaaatgatcagcagGCCACTTTAGCGCAGTTTAGTCACAGTTAGCTAGCTGCTGCAGAGAGTCAACAGACGGGCTGCGACTATgctgttaccatggtaacatGATATCCGCCTACGTACAGGCTGGACCCCGCCCACTGAGGAAAAGCACGTTTTCTCATTCAGAATCAAGAGTCAAAGCGGTCATTATATCGAGCAAGGGCTAACgaaatgtaaacataacataacaaataatTATACATGATAATATACCTAACACTCGTACCACTTTATGAATTGAGTTGACCTACTTTTACCCTTAATAACCTACTTTTCCTAttgtgaaatgtcaaaatgtccctCACAGATGTTTTCAATTATCCTGAGAAATTAGAGCTGGACTCAGATTAAAGTTGCCATACTTATGCAACATATTACCTGAGTTTTCAATTCCCATAGGATACTAGTAagtatttaaaggtccagtgtgtaggatttagaggaatCGGCTACATtgacagaaatgaaatgtaacatgaaagt is a genomic window of Plectropomus leopardus isolate mb chromosome 10, YSFRI_Pleo_2.0, whole genome shotgun sequence containing:
- the faima gene encoding fas apoptotic inhibitory molecule a; the encoded protein is MSNDLAGVWEVALSDGVHRIEFEHGTTTGKRVIYVDGKEILRRDWMFKLVGKETFNVGKSDTKATINIDAVSGFAYEYTLEINGKSLKKYMENRSKVTSTWVLNLDGTDCRVVLEKDTMDVWCNGQNIETAGEFVDDGTETHFTLGDHNCCVKAVSSGKRRDGIIHTLLVDGTEIAECTE